DNA from Solenopsis invicta isolate M01_SB chromosome 4, UNIL_Sinv_3.0, whole genome shotgun sequence:
CGCTGCGTGCATATGCTTACACGAACTTCTTTCTGCGCTTTGCTAATCAATCGTTCGCACTGAACAACTTTGAGGCGTACGGACAGCATTTCACTGTGATGAACTATGCCGAAGAGAATTCGCTGTTCCACGTAAAGTGCGCCGACTTTATTGTAGAATGGGAAAAACAGTATCCTGATCATCCTTGGAAAACTTACGTCGAGCCGAAGATTCTCTCCGTTCTACGACAGACTTTCGAAGCCGCGGTTGCATTGCCGCCGCCGAGAGGAATAGCTGAGAGTCCACAGAGCAGAGCCGTATACGCCGCCGACCTGATGTTGGAGTGGAAGGACTGCGAGATGCAGCCTAAGCTGCTCGAGATTAATTTTACGCCCGATTGCCAGCGAGCATGCGAATACTACCCGGACTTCTATAACGACATTTTTAAATGCCTATTTCTGGATATTGATAATACAACTGTGTTTCATGCATTAGACTCAGTCAAAGAATAACATCATGATTTATAAAGCTTTATATAAGAGGAGATCAGATTTATCATGCTGGCGACGGgggatttataaataaaaagaatttggataaaataaaacagcgagatcgctttaaaacacttgtaaaaatggacctTGGCTATCCTCCTTCCGCCTAACAGtcaataaatagtcgtaaaaagcacttGAAGTAAAAGCCTATTCGGACAAGAAAACACGGATAGCTGTTGAAAAAgggtgaaaaatatgcttttatgtatgaaattcaaagaaactttgcttgcggtccatttttacgaatttgataaatatgagacaagtcacattttcacaataaaacgcataataataaaatgacatgCACAACGGTACCATCAACGCAGAGTTCCCGGCTGAGGCGCCAGGAGCCTTAATTAACTATTATGTTTTTGTGGCTGTTGGTTATAactacataattaaattattcaaaatgcatGATTGTAAATGAATTCATGCTATGCATGATTGATGGAAATATATGTGATCGTTAAGCCTATTTCGAACTCGTATTCATACTGGTCCAATGAATCGTACGATATTTCATAATATCACCTTTGATATTTACATAGATATTTGATTtagcattaatttatatttgcattaaCTGAATGCAATAggaaattaattacatttgcgAATTATGTTCCAGGCAACTTTACGTTatcttttattcattaaaattaattagcgtGAAAAATTATGGATTTAATCGCGAGATTTAGTCTGGTGTGTATGCAACTTCAAAATTAAGCGCCACGAATGGATTAGTTCGTGAGTAAACCGGCGTAGCAATCGCGACTTCTTTACAACCTCTGTTGGAGCAGTTTCTCCTTTCTCATCTCCTGCGTCTTCGAATTGTGTATGTATATTGACACGGgagatgtaattttaacaacaaaatttgTTCCCTTGCAATTAGAGACAATTATCCGACTATGAGAATTGTTTGCGCTGCGTTAAATTGCAAGTATTCCTCGGAAAGCGAGGATTCATCGAACGTCACTTTCATCAATTTTCCTAACAATGATGCGTaagtagaatatatttttcgatAGGTTAACAAACGTTCCACATTTATTCTTAACAATGCTTATAATAAACAatgctttatttattcttaacaaGAGAAGGTTACctcaattttaaaattcaaaaaattaaattaaatttttttttataatcttttgaatatatattctCTTAAGTGTAATGATTTCTTGTTTCCCAAATTTCCTGAAAGGgtaaaattaatcttaaaattgACTCAGTTTTTGTTTTTGTTGTGTTATTCACcaacaaaagaagaaagaacaaaatttcatagagaaaattttatttttttttaatgagaataatttataaaaaaatttatcaaaatgtaattgtttaataataaaaccaaAACAAAATATAGGTCATAATTTTCAGaaactaattttttctcttatatatatctttaatatataacaaaataaattcattttgttatatattaaaaatcccTCATGTATTgctaaagttttataaataaatttccgagttttctttcttagttaataaattctttttttctactttctcattgctaaaaaattgtaattatacttAGTATTGTTTCAATAATTCGGAACTTGATCAATGATTTTTACAGAGCCAAGATCTGGGCAGAATGCTGCGGCAGATCGGATTTAGCGGCAAAGTCGAATGCGGAATTACATTTGAGTTATTACATTTGTTCTCACCACATTGAAGACCGATATTACGTGAGCAAAGCTGATCCTGTTATTATGGAAGAAGGTACCATTCCTACTTTATTTGGCACTGACTTGACTGCTGATGGTGAAGATTCAATAATTATGTTTGATAAGACGCAGCATCTGCAAGAAGTAGGCGACGGTACGTCTCTAACCTATTGCGATATGAACGTCGAGATAGACGAttatcacaatatttctgtaagATTCGTCAATTTATGTCGAATCTGTGGCAAATCCACTATGGATGGAATAGACATCTTTGCAGCCAAGGGCatagaaatgaaattaaaagagaGGATAAATTTGCACATGCCCATCTCGATTGATATAGATGACTCGTTGCCGCAGAAGGTGTGTACCGATTGCTGTGACAAGTTGGAAATTGCGCACTCATTAGTCGTTTCATGTCTAAGAACCGACATGCGTTTAAAACAACTTCTAAATATCGAGAGAGAGGTAAGAGCTAGTGTATTAGTCGATTGTAActgtaaatattattgtaagtTACGtgtatttgtgaaaaatatttttcaaatgcgTTTACTGTATAATCggcgattattttgttttgcagCCAGAATATGAGAACAAGTACAATGCATTGATTGATGAATGTTCATTAGAGATAGGTCGAGAAATGTGTATGGATGAAAATACACATTCTAATCTATTTACTGCAAATAAGATGATAAATTCTAATTCAGAAACGAATTTGAGAGGATTGGGAAATAGCGAATGTTCTGAAATACGGAATAATAATTTCCAAAGCATTGGTAAGAATGTTGTGTCCTTAGAACTTGGTACTCTGATCCAAACTTGTAACGACAAAAGTAACGCGACTATCGCGGAAGAACTAGCAAAAGTTCAACAAATCCAAAATGAAAGTCTTAGCATTTTATGTCTTCAGTGCCAAACTCTGTGTGAAACACAGGAAATTTTTgagaatcataaaatattttgtaataaggaGCAAAATGTCTCTGGTCACATAGATACGTTTAGAACTAAGAAAAACGGAAAGTATGAGAGTAAGCACATTAATGACACTGAAGAAAATTGTCAGACATGCAACGAAAAATTTGATAGCGAGCaagttatcaataatattaaaagccaTGATTCAATCCGCTGTACTGAATCTCGCAACCAAACATTCAAATGTCGGCAGGTCTACGATAATCACAAATATTTTCATGGAGATCTTactgaagtaaataaaatatgtggTCATTGTAAAAAGGCTTATCACAATAAGAAGGACTTGTTGGTTCATATCACAGAATCGCACAAGGGTCGATTATTATTCAAGTGTTTTACATGCGATAAAACGTACGAGAAATGGTCAAGTTTGGATATTCACGAGGCCACTCACAGAACAGATAAGCCCTATCTTTGTGATCTATGCGGGAAAAGTTTTAAGCATTCCAACAATTTAAGAGGACATAAAAGAATTCATTTGGACGAGTCCGTAAAGAAGAGACACGTGTGTGAAATTTGTGGCAACGCATTTAGATCACGGTAGTAATTACAAAGATTTactctcaaaataattttagcaaaACTCGTAAAAATAGAGTTATGTTTTATTTCTCTCGTTTGTATAGCTTTCACTTGCGGGAGCATATGAATCAACACGATGACAATAGACCATATTCCTGCGAGCAGTGCGGGAAAGCCTTCTACAAGAGGATTCAATTGCGACAACACAAATTATCGCATGGATCTAATAAGCACATGTGTTCGATTTGCGGTACAACGTTTAATCGTAGAGGGAACATGAACGCGCATATGAAACGGCATAGTAATGATAATGAAGGATATACATGCAGTGtaggtattttacaaaatttttgtgcaaattattaaatttcttatctTTAGTTTGtcattaatatcacattctcaTCGAAAATCGATTGGAAACGATAGGAATGATTGCGCTCTTTTATTATAGGTTTGTGCCTACAAATGTAAATCTATGAGCGAATTGAAGATACACAGGAAGAAGCATACCGAGGAGGAAATAGTGGACAGTATCAAGAGGAAATGTACCGACAAGGAGATATGGCGTTGTaacatttgtaacaaaatattttcgaaaCGCGCTACTCTGTTAAATCACGAACGCGTGCACGGAGACGACAAGTTTTACGAGTGCGACGAATGCGGCAAAAAATTAGCAACTAAGAGCTCGCTGATGTATCACAAGAAGTCGATGCATCTGAGGGAGAGGCCGCACATGTGTCATTATTGCGGAGACTCGTTCGTTTCGAGAGAGGCGCGGCTGATTCACGAGAGGATACACACTGGTGAACGTCCATACGTCTGCAAGGTGTGCAATATGCAATACAGATGCTCCAGCAATCTTAGCCAGCATATGAAGATCCACACAGGTCTGAAGCCGCACAAGTGTCGCTTTTGCAATAAAGATTTTGCGCGCAAAGGCACGTTAATTGTACACGAGAGAATCCACACGGGCGTTAAGCCTTATCCTTGCGAAACCTGTGGTAAGAGCTTCTCACAGAAAAATGACATGTTGAAGCACGCCAAACGCACGACGGCAGATCGATGTGGCGCGACCAGGTCAATAAGATcgttaaacaaaaagaaaaatatgttgaaGCATTCCGCGGTGCATGAACAAGATGTCTTAACAATTTCGAATGTCAATTCATCACATATTCTTCAGGTTTACGTCAATACTAGTGCCTCTTCGGAAACTAAGTAATTTAGTAGTATCCatgtaatataattgtatacgaTGAATCAAATGTCAAAGTTTCATACAAGAAGAACCAATTAAAATGTTCATCCTAGTTCAATTATTATCGAAAGaggtatgaaaaaaattttacttggaAAACGCTAATGTTAATTCTGCAGTTGCTATATGCAGCACTTATTCGCTAAGTTACTCCTCATTCTAATTATCTTTTCATCTTACATATTACAGATTTCTGATTAGTACaagtttttacaacaaattattGAATTTGTATGATTCATAGAGATAAAGATATCCTAAGAATAGatacaagttaaataaaatttttattatggcaAAACAACACTTCTGACTGCTGTTATTGGAATATATATTGTTGAAAAGCTGAGAAGAGCTGTGCCAGAATATCCAGAAATCCCCATCTATTTGCGTGCATCTGAAAAAGTTAAATCGACGTGAGTACAATAACAAAATACAGAAATGTCATTGCCTTCTTTGAGAACTTCTCATCCAACATTCAATATTtgtacttatatacatatatacaatctATTTTATCTTCTATGATGTGCAACTAGGGTTTCGGTATCATCACGTTGTCATTACGCAGCTTTTTACCATATAAAATACTCGTAGCGAGAACTCTTAACGACAATGTCGATATCGTTATACTGTcattgcgcagatattatatgTGGTAAAAAAACGCTGCACAACGACAACGTAACAATACCgaactgtcgttaagagttacaaaaTCCTGTTATTACGCAATAACAGTATAACGATACAGACACTATCATTTagagttacaaaataaatttctagtaaatatttaagtataaattttGTTCTCTTTTTTGCTGAATACTTCTTACCCCTAaagttaatttcaaaaatcacatttttatttaaattcaaatatacgtaataaatctattttattattctttatggTGAGactaagtaaatatttattgtctaacatgttttctaaattttccaGATGTCCAAGAAACTACGTGTCTTCGTAAAGTGAAGATCATGTGCGATTTATGATGATTTGTTGGAGTCCGATGCTCTTATTTTCGCATAAGATTGTAGTTTGCTAACGAATCGCGTTGATACCTATAATACGAGAAAATAGCTTCGCAAATCATGTCTCGAATGTACAGGCAACGCTCAATCTGGTTTCACAAGCAATCATCTGTGAAAGCGCTTGTTTACATCTCGATACTCCGTCTTCCCGTATTGCTGAAAGATGAGAGGTACAATAAAAGCCGTTgttatatatagaataatacTCTTTATTGTTTTTTGATAGTTGTTGTTTTTCATATCGTGCGCTGCAGTTTCTTTTTACTCAACTTTTGTCATTCAATATCCAGTTAAACGACACCCCGTTTTACTGTCAGTTCTGCTGCGGCTGCTGCTGCTAATATATTTTGGTAGAACAGTACGTGATACAACTCCACGATTTTAGAACAAAGAGAAACAAAAGGAAATGGCGACACGCCCGATCACTCGTGAACACACGTGTGCCGTATTATTCGTCGACCGCATATAGGACTAGAGTAATTGCGATTTCTCTCCCGTGTAACACTCTCGCTCGCcgaatataatctttttttttttgttctcaaTTCCTAAATGATCGAGGAGCACACGTGCTTTTGTGCGCAAGTAAAAACGTGCGCCCGATAGTCGCGTGCGTTTTTGTCTTGCTCGAACGGTGACGACTGACGGCCGCGGTGGTCTTCCTTCAAGATACGCTCGTTGTAATTtgcaaagttttgttttttttttttttagacacaaCGGCCTCACAATGCCACGTTTCCCCTACATTATGGTCTGCGAGTGATCGACGCGTGGTCGTCGACGATACAATTACGCATTTCTCAGAGAGTATAATCCCTGGCTGTTTTAGAAACACGCGTACCCGGCACGCGCATTGCGAGCGCACGGCATCAGGGTCAAATCAGGGCGGACGACTCGGAAGAGAGTTTGTTCGAGAAAGCgcggaataattttttttctttttttcaattcgATGTCTCCGTTCCGATCGCGCTCGGTCAATCGCGGATCCGCACTCGCTCGCGAAACGGCACCACCGAAGGTGCGCTGCTGGGGGATGGGACAGCGGGAGAGAACGT
Protein-coding regions in this window:
- the LOC105195670 gene encoding zinc finger protein 93 isoform X1, which encodes MRIVCAALNCKYSSESEDSSNVTFINFPNNDAAKIWAECCGRSDLAAKSNAELHLSYYICSHHIEDRYYVSKADPVIMEEGTIPTLFGTDLTADGEDSIIMFDKTQHLQEVGDGTSLTYCDMNVEIDDYHNISVRFVNLCRICGKSTMDGIDIFAAKGIEMKLKERINLHMPISIDIDDSLPQKVCTDCCDKLEIAHSLVVSCLRTDMRLKQLLNIEREPEYENKYNALIDECSLEIGREMCMDENTHSNLFTANKMINSNSETNLRGLGNSECSEIRNNNFQSIGKNVVSLELGTLIQTCNDKSNATIAEELAKVQQIQNESLSILCLQCQTLCETQEIFENHKIFCNKEQNVSGHIDTFRTKKNGKYESKHINDTEENCQTCNEKFDSEQVINNIKSHDSIRCTESRNQTFKCRQVYDNHKYFHGDLTEVNKICGHCKKAYHNKKDLLVHITESHKGRLLFKCFTCDKTYEKWSSLDIHEATHRTDKPYLCDLCGKSFKHSNNLRGHKRIHLDESVKKRHVCEICGNAFRSRFHLREHMNQHDDNRPYSCEQCGKAFYKRIQLRQHKLSHGSNKHMCSICGTTFNRRGNMNAHMKRHSNDNEGYTCSVCAYKCKSMSELKIHRKKHTEEEIVDSIKRKCTDKEIWRCNICNKIFSKRATLLNHERVHGDDKFYECDECGKKLATKSSLMYHKKSMHLRERPHMCHYCGDSFVSREARLIHERIHTGERPYVCKVCNMQYRCSSNLSQHMKIHTGLKPHKCRFCNKDFARKGTLIVHERIHTGVKPYPCETCGKSFSQKNDMLKHAKRTTADRCGATRSIRSLNKKKNMLKHSAVHEQDVLTISNVNSSHILQVYVNTSASSETK
- the LOC105195670 gene encoding zinc finger protein 2 homolog isoform X2, with product MNVEIDDYHNISVRFVNLCRICGKSTMDGIDIFAAKGIEMKLKERINLHMPISIDIDDSLPQKVCTDCCDKLEIAHSLVVSCLRTDMRLKQLLNIEREPEYENKYNALIDECSLEIGREMCMDENTHSNLFTANKMINSNSETNLRGLGNSECSEIRNNNFQSIGKNVVSLELGTLIQTCNDKSNATIAEELAKVQQIQNESLSILCLQCQTLCETQEIFENHKIFCNKEQNVSGHIDTFRTKKNGKYESKHINDTEENCQTCNEKFDSEQVINNIKSHDSIRCTESRNQTFKCRQVYDNHKYFHGDLTEVNKICGHCKKAYHNKKDLLVHITESHKGRLLFKCFTCDKTYEKWSSLDIHEATHRTDKPYLCDLCGKSFKHSNNLRGHKRIHLDESVKKRHVCEICGNAFRSRFHLREHMNQHDDNRPYSCEQCGKAFYKRIQLRQHKLSHGSNKHMCSICGTTFNRRGNMNAHMKRHSNDNEGYTCSVCAYKCKSMSELKIHRKKHTEEEIVDSIKRKCTDKEIWRCNICNKIFSKRATLLNHERVHGDDKFYECDECGKKLATKSSLMYHKKSMHLRERPHMCHYCGDSFVSREARLIHERIHTGERPYVCKVCNMQYRCSSNLSQHMKIHTGLKPHKCRFCNKDFARKGTLIVHERIHTGVKPYPCETCGKSFSQKNDMLKHAKRTTADRCGATRSIRSLNKKKNMLKHSAVHEQDVLTISNVNSSHILQVYVNTSASSETK